The nucleotide window attagaaatgcacatgtgcacttgaaaacaacccaaaccaagcaatataaattatacttctatgacagcacacacacacacacatgtattgtattgtatagttaaaaacaaccccaagtggtgtgctgtaaatatattgttacgaatttactcttgctagtttactttgttaggttcgtatctctggattgacaaataaaatcaacactgtttaatttaattcaacaactctttatttcacaactcgtctacactatagcagtttactcttagcactgactgattacgttggcactgccacggcttatatagccacgcacttctcgctgatgccgacgtgtccttctagaatatcgcgtctggaaattaccagaacatacggctatagccacgcacttctcgctgatgccgacgtgtccttctagaatatcgcgtctggaaattaccagaacatacggctatacggcgccagacgcaagcagacagtcgcggcgccagactcagcaattgtttaactagacgagcagacagtgtggcgccagatgtctacaacaagacaaatgctattccatatacctacagctattgttcataatcagggatgcatatagtaatacaaatacaacttaatactactttttgtaacactgccctccactaaagcctaatcgtcccgattaggcacaaatcctcttgaaccaaatggggcgagcctctccaaatgtactactttcattttacatcgtgctttcccatttctttgtatgcggtataccacgtcattaagtcgtttcatcaccatatagggtccttcccaggctgtctgcaatttcggggacaagcctttctttcgaagtggattgtacaacaggaccagatcaccttcttcaaaaccttttgaatttgccgcttgatcgaaccggtccttcatcttattgctcatcagatgcgtatgctgtcttaccattagatgcaattcattcatttcttcctttaaggcagaacaataatctccatcatttcttacagctgtaggattcgtaccaaacttaagatcagcagggagtcgcagatcagatccgaaaataatctttgctggcgtgtaaccagttgtctcgtgcttcgctgaacgatacgccagcaggaacatctggatgcacttgtcccaattccgttggtctttatcaacgattttccgcagatgttcttcgagcgttcggttgaatctctctaccatcccatctgattgtgggtgtaacgctgttgtccgtgtcttgtggatgcccaataatgtacagacttcttggaaaatggaagattcgaaattcctgccttgatctgagtgtaattcgacgggcactccgaaccttgttatccaattttctacaaacgcttcggctacggtcttcgcttcctggtttggtaaggcatatacttctggccatttactgaaatagtccatgacaaccagtagatatttgttaccggccgtactggttgggaacggacctgcaacatccattgcgactcgttcaaatggtgatcccacgttgtactgttgtagcctaccgcgacttttggctttaggacctttagctgccatgcactctacgcaattacttatccattctgctatggaatctcgacaaccgatccagtagaaccgttgtttaatcttctctatagtttttgttattccaaggtgccctccactaggtccattgtgatattctttcaatacttttgggatcatggacttcggtactatgatcagcagacgagaatgtttgccatcttcgctttcccaggtacgatgaaggtatccattaacgaggtttatgctgttccattgggcccaatatgcttttgcagttggactctcgctacttatttgttcctttggtggtcgtaccccattttctttggccattaccagctttgcaagatcagggtcctccagctgattgattctgatgcggtgaggagtccaatcatcttcaggttctatattcatcaatcgcacgtcgattataccttcttttccttctgatttggagcaatgtttacattccagtggacaagggcgacgtgataatgcatccgcatttttgtggtgaatcccctttcgatgttccgtttcgaagtcgtaattctgtaatctttcgatccatcgtgcaatttggccttccggattcttaaactgtaataaccattttaatgctgcatgatcagtcctcagcaagaatcgttgtccatacaaatacttgtggaaatgttttacacattccaccacagctagtagttcttttcgcgtcacacagtagtttttctctggtttcccgagcactctgctgtaatacccaattactctttcttgtccgtcgatgagctgagacaggacacctccaattccataagcgctcgcatctgtatccaggatgaatttctttccaggtattggataagctaacatcggcgccgtacaaagtagttctttcagctgctcaaatgctttttcttgttccaactgccatacaaacgggcgattcttcttggttaaatcatgtaaacttctagccacgttcgcaaatccaggtacaaaacggcggtaatacgtgcataagccaaggaagctgcggagttcatgtatgttggtgggtcgaggccaatctttgactgcttttatttttccttcctcggtgtgaatcccctcagttgacactttatgtccgagatatgtgacctgcttcttccataatgaacactttttgggattcaagcgtaatccggctgctgctattcgctgaaagacttcctctagatttttcagatgatcatcaaaactttttcccatgatgataatgtcatcaagatacactaaacatgtcttccagttgagtccttttaacacatgttccatcagtcgctcgaacgttgcaggcgcattacataacccaaatggcatcacagagaattcccataacccgtcgcccatactgaaagcggtcttttcacggtcacattcatcaatctcgacttgccaatatccactttgtagatctaatgtagaaaaccatttcgctccagacaaggtgtctaatgtatcgtcgattcttggtagaggataactgtctttctttgtgacatcattcaacttcctataatctacgcagaaacgggtgctaccatctttctttttaactaagacgataggtgagctccatggacttattgaaggttcgattacaccgtttttgtgcatgtcttcaataattttgttagcatcctctcgttttgctagtggaaccctacgcggagcttgtcggattggtttagcgtctccagtatttatgcgatgtttgacaatgccggttcttcctgtgtttccttcgtttgcaaatatggatgcgtatttttctaatagtttttctgcttttaatttttcatttccatgcagttcgttcagcaaattatttaggagtgtaggacttatctgctgaggCTCAatcgtaggcttctgttgtgaccgttcgcatcgtgctattgcacttatattctggcactgtccaattactgctcctttcttcagacttataggcgtgttgaattcattcactactctcaccggaatggtggcgtcttctctagttttcacaagcgttcttcctaccaatat belongs to Bactrocera dorsalis isolate Fly_Bdor chromosome 1, ASM2337382v1, whole genome shotgun sequence and includes:
- the LOC125775445 gene encoding uncharacterized protein K02A2.6-like is translated as MAAKGPKAKSRGRLQQYNVGSPFERVAMDVAGPFPTSTAGNKYLLVVMDYFSKWPEVYALPNQEAKTVAEAFVENWITRFGVPVELHSDQGRNFESSIFQEVCTLLGIHKTRTTALHPQSDGMVERFNRTLEEHLRKIVDKDQRNWDKCIQMFLLAYRSAKHETTGYTPAKIIFGSDLRLPADLKFGTNPTAVRNDGDYCSALKEEMNELHLMVRQHTHLMSNKMKDRFDQAANSKGFEEGDLVLLYNPLRKKGLSPKLQTAWEGPYMVMKRLNDVVYRIQRNGKARCKMKVVHLERLAPFGSRGFVPNRDD